The Melanotaenia boesemani isolate fMelBoe1 chromosome 12, fMelBoe1.pri, whole genome shotgun sequence genome contains the following window.
ATATGCAAGCAGAAAATCGCTGTTTTAAAGGAGTATAATCTTCGTCGACACTATGAAACGCGGCATTTTCATCAATTGTCAAAGTATGCAGGAGAGGAGCGAAAGGTGAAGGCTCGAGACTTGCTGTCAAAGCTAACCTCCCAACAACGTACCCTACTCCAGCCGTCAACAGTACAAGAAAGCGCCACACGGGCAAGTTATCGGATTAGCTCCATCATCGTGAGAAGTGGACGGCCTTTTGCGGTGGGTGATTTTGTGAAGCAGTGTCTGACAGTTGCAGCTGAGACCGTGTGTCCAAATCAAACGCGGGCTTTATCTCAAATAAGCTTGTCACGGAACACTCTGGCCCGCCGTGTTGAGGACATGGCTGAAGATGTTAGGGGCCAAATTGTCCAGAGAGCTAGtcacttttctgctttctccATTGCTtgtgatgaaagcatggacATAACCGACTCGGCCCAACTCCTAGTCTTTATTCGAGGCGTTAATGAGAACTTTGATGTGTGTCAGGAACTAGCGGGCCTTGAGACTCTGAAAGGGACAACAAAAGGGGTGGATGTTTTTATGGTAGTACAGAGAGTTATGGACAAAAATAGCTTGAAGTGGGAAAACCTATGTGGCATCACTACTGACAGAGCCCCGGCTATGGTCGGTAAAAGAAAGGGCCTCACTGCACTTGTGTCAGACAAAGTCCGTGAGTTTGGCGGGTCACTTTTGAAATATCATTGTATTTTACACCAGGAGCAACTGTGCAATAAATCCACTGGCTTGAAAAATGTGATGCAAGATGTGATTGCCATCGTCAATAACATTCGATCAAAGGCGCTCTCACATCGTCAGTTCCGAGCTCTCCTGGATGAGATGGATGCACAGTATGGAGACGTGTTGTACCACCAGAAGGTCCGGTGGCTAAGCAGGGGGAAAGTTTTACGACGTTTCTTCGAACTGCGCGAGGAGATTAGGGCATTTCAGGCAACAAGGACAAACAACATTCAAGTGCCTTCAGACAAACACTGGATTTCCGACTTGGCTTTTCTCGTGGACATTACTGAGCTGCTGAATATCCTGAATCTTCAGCTTCAAGGGAAAGACCAGATCATCAACCAGATGTACGATCACATCAGAGCCTTCAAGCAAAAACTCCTGTTGCTCAGCAGACATCTCTCAACTGGTGAGGTTTGATTTAGTTATTCTAAccaacacaaaacaattaattacTCATATTTAATCCTAACCATGTTATCTGTGAGACCTAGAAATTCATATTTTGTGTGAGTGATACAGTTATTAAATTGCTTCATTAAACAGAACACCACAAATGCCTGCAtcttaaacagtttttttttatgtctctaCTTTTAGGAAATTTGGCACACTTTTCAAGCCTCAAAGAAGTTGGGTTGATGGAGGAAAGCACACCAAAATACCTCAACATTCTTAGTGATCTGGTGGTGGAGTTTGATAATCGCTTCAAAGATTTTCAAGAAAATTCAAACACATTCGAGCTGTTTGCTCAGCCCTTCTCTGTACACGTGGATGTTGTCAGTGAGGAGCTTCAAATGGAACTGCTGGAACTTCAGTCTGATTCAGACCTTCACAGCAAGTCCTTGCAGgacttttacagatgtgttcCTGCACACAGGTATGCCAAGATCTGCAAACATGCACAGGTGATGCTCTCCCTCTTTGGAAGCACATACATCTGTGAGCAGGCTTTCAGCTTGTTAAATCTCAATAAGTGCAAATTGAGAAACTCACTGTCTGACTCTCACGTGCATGACATTCTGACTTCGTCTTTAAGTCAGCTGGAGCCTGATGTTGAGAGACTCTTACACACCAAGGACAGGCTCCATGTCTCCCACTGACAGAACTTCTGCATAAAACATGCACTTAATTGTATGGGTATTCCAGAA
Protein-coding sequences here:
- the LOC121650880 gene encoding general transcription factor II-I repeat domain-containing protein 2-like isoform X2, which translates into the protein MSEMDRGRQWHTDKRKFKSSWEHEYFFTEIDFKAVCLICKQKIAVLKEYNLRRHYETRHFHQLSKYAGEERKVKARDLLSKLTSQQRTLLQPSTVQESATRASYRISSIIVRSGRPFAVGDFVKQCLTVAAETVCPNQTRALSQISLSRNTLARRVEDMAEDVRGQIVQRASHFSAFSIACDESMDITDSAQLLVFIRGVNENFDVCQELAGLETLKGTTKGVDVFMVVQRVMDKNSLKWENLCGITTDRAPAMVGKRKGLTALVSDKVREFGGSLLKYHCILHQEQLCNKSTGLKNVMQDVIAIVNNIRSKALSHRQFRALLDEMDAQYGDVLYHQKVRWLSRGKVLRRFFELREEIRAFQATRTNNIQVPSDKHWISDLAFLVDITELLNILNLQLQGKDQIINQMYDHIRAFKQKLLLLSRHLSTGNLAHFSSLKEVGLMEESTPKYLNILSDLVVEFDNRFKDFQENSNTFELFAQPFSVHVDVVSEELQMELLELQSDSDLHSKSLQDFYRCVPAHRYAKICKHAQVMLSLFGSTYICEQAFRNSLSDSHVHDILTSSLSQLEPDVERLLHTKDRLHVSH
- the LOC121650880 gene encoding general transcription factor II-I repeat domain-containing protein 2B-like isoform X1; translation: MSEMDRGRQWHTDKRKFKSSWEHEYFFTEIDFKAVCLICKQKIAVLKEYNLRRHYETRHFHQLSKYAGEERKVKARDLLSKLTSQQRTLLQPSTVQESATRASYRISSIIVRSGRPFAVGDFVKQCLTVAAETVCPNQTRALSQISLSRNTLARRVEDMAEDVRGQIVQRASHFSAFSIACDESMDITDSAQLLVFIRGVNENFDVCQELAGLETLKGTTKGVDVFMVVQRVMDKNSLKWENLCGITTDRAPAMVGKRKGLTALVSDKVREFGGSLLKYHCILHQEQLCNKSTGLKNVMQDVIAIVNNIRSKALSHRQFRALLDEMDAQYGDVLYHQKVRWLSRGKVLRRFFELREEIRAFQATRTNNIQVPSDKHWISDLAFLVDITELLNILNLQLQGKDQIINQMYDHIRAFKQKLLLLSRHLSTGNLAHFSSLKEVGLMEESTPKYLNILSDLVVEFDNRFKDFQENSNTFELFAQPFSVHVDVVSEELQMELLELQSDSDLHSKSLQDFYRCVPAHRYAKICKHAQVMLSLFGSTYICEQAFSLLNLNKCKLRNSLSDSHVHDILTSSLSQLEPDVERLLHTKDRLHVSH